From the genome of Pelobates fuscus isolate aPelFus1 chromosome 6, aPelFus1.pri, whole genome shotgun sequence, one region includes:
- the FGL1 gene encoding fibrinogen-like protein 1 isoform X1, whose translation MILASGMLNMKIAQFIIITLCTLSATCMESCLQEQLRLKGQVRLLELQVKLQQIKIQNLLQERELQLMDRGDEQIVIDLGDKRSYADCAEIYNEGHKRSGFYKIKPIQSTSPFSVFCDMSEGGGWTVFQRRSGGIENFNRNWTDYKNGFGDFVSAKGEYWIGNDNLHCLTLQGDYTLRIDLLDFEGQRRFAQYKSFKVDDEQSSYQMSCGDYTGTAGDSLAGGFNAEVEWWASHNGMKFSTRDRDNDNYEGHCAEEDKGGWWYNRCHSANLNGLYYKGPYTSQTDDGIVWYTWHGWWYSLKYVAMKIRPANFEPNVV comes from the exons TGCATGGAAAGCTGTCTCCAAGAACAGCTGCGGTTAAAGGGCCAGGTGAGACTTCTAGAGCTCCAAGTGAAACTtcaacaaataaaaatccagaaccTGTTGCAAGAAAGGGAGCTTCAGTTAATGGACAGAGGGGATGAGCAGATTGTGATCGATCTGGGAGATAAAAGAAGTTATGCAG acTGTGCAGAAATTTATAATGAAGGACACAAACGTAGTGGATTCTACAAAATAAAGCCAATACAGAGCACAAGTCCATTCTCTGTGTTTTGCGACATGTCCGAAGGAGGAGGTTGGACTGTTTTCCAGAGACGCTCTGGTGGAATAGAAAACTTCAACAG GAACTGGACAGATTACAAGAATGGATTTGGTGATTTTGTTTCTGCAAAAGGAGAATATTGGATTGGAAATGATAACTTGCATTGTCTGACATTACAAG GTGATTACACACTAAGAATTGATCTGCTGGATTTTGAAGGACAAAGAAGATTTGCACAATATAAAAGTTTCAAAGTTGATGATGAACAG AGCTCATACCAGATGAGCTGTGGAGACTATACAGGTACAGCTGGCGATTCACTTGCTGGTGGTTTTAATGCTGAAGTTGAATGGTGGGCAAGTCACAACGGCATGAAATTTAGTACCCGGGACAGAGACAATGACAATTATGAAGGACACTGTGCTGAGGAGGACAAGGGTGGATGGTGGTATAACAG GTGTCACTCTGCCAACTTAAATGGTTTGTACTACAAGGGACCTTACACTTCTCAAACAGATGACGGGATTGTTTGGTACACGTGGCATGGATGGTGGTATTCTCTAAAATATGTTGCCATGAAGATTAGACCTGCAAACTTTGAGCCAAATGTTGTTTAG
- the FGL1 gene encoding fibrinogen-like protein 1 isoform X2, translating into MESCLQEQLRLKGQVRLLELQVKLQQIKIQNLLQERELQLMDRGDEQIVIDLGDKRSYADCAEIYNEGHKRSGFYKIKPIQSTSPFSVFCDMSEGGGWTVFQRRSGGIENFNRNWTDYKNGFGDFVSAKGEYWIGNDNLHCLTLQGDYTLRIDLLDFEGQRRFAQYKSFKVDDEQSSYQMSCGDYTGTAGDSLAGGFNAEVEWWASHNGMKFSTRDRDNDNYEGHCAEEDKGGWWYNRCHSANLNGLYYKGPYTSQTDDGIVWYTWHGWWYSLKYVAMKIRPANFEPNVV; encoded by the exons ATGGAAAGCTGTCTCCAAGAACAGCTGCGGTTAAAGGGCCAGGTGAGACTTCTAGAGCTCCAAGTGAAACTtcaacaaataaaaatccagaaccTGTTGCAAGAAAGGGAGCTTCAGTTAATGGACAGAGGGGATGAGCAGATTGTGATCGATCTGGGAGATAAAAGAAGTTATGCAG acTGTGCAGAAATTTATAATGAAGGACACAAACGTAGTGGATTCTACAAAATAAAGCCAATACAGAGCACAAGTCCATTCTCTGTGTTTTGCGACATGTCCGAAGGAGGAGGTTGGACTGTTTTCCAGAGACGCTCTGGTGGAATAGAAAACTTCAACAG GAACTGGACAGATTACAAGAATGGATTTGGTGATTTTGTTTCTGCAAAAGGAGAATATTGGATTGGAAATGATAACTTGCATTGTCTGACATTACAAG GTGATTACACACTAAGAATTGATCTGCTGGATTTTGAAGGACAAAGAAGATTTGCACAATATAAAAGTTTCAAAGTTGATGATGAACAG AGCTCATACCAGATGAGCTGTGGAGACTATACAGGTACAGCTGGCGATTCACTTGCTGGTGGTTTTAATGCTGAAGTTGAATGGTGGGCAAGTCACAACGGCATGAAATTTAGTACCCGGGACAGAGACAATGACAATTATGAAGGACACTGTGCTGAGGAGGACAAGGGTGGATGGTGGTATAACAG GTGTCACTCTGCCAACTTAAATGGTTTGTACTACAAGGGACCTTACACTTCTCAAACAGATGACGGGATTGTTTGGTACACGTGGCATGGATGGTGGTATTCTCTAAAATATGTTGCCATGAAGATTAGACCTGCAAACTTTGAGCCAAATGTTGTTTAG